Sequence from the Nymphaea colorata isolate Beijing-Zhang1983 chromosome 9, ASM883128v2, whole genome shotgun sequence genome:
tcttcctttttatcaTGCTGAAATTTTTAGACATATTTGTGCAAGTTCGTCCATGTTACTATGTTCCTTTGTCATTGTATACCATGTGGCTGCAAAAGTATCGATCctttcatatctgatttgaaataATACCTGTAATTTTGCACTCCCATGTTCACCAAACTGGGTTTGTTAAGTGTTGTTCATCTGAATCGATCAGACCAGTAAGACAAATTATCAACTTGCTTGAATTCAGATGAAAACAGATAGAAGTCTGCTTACTTTGGCATCTGGGTAGCTTTCTTTTACTACTCTGGTTCATGTGCGATCAATATGGCACAGCAGCTTCAAATTGGATCAGGATTTAGATTCCAGCCTGCTGTTCATGTGCGAATCCGCCCGTCTCATGAAGGCCACCTATTTGATACGGACATAAACCACCCCTTAGTAAAGTGGTTCAAAATTCGAAGCTCTCCATCTTGATCCCAATATATTATAATCACCGGGTTGATAATTTTCACAAGTTTAGATGTACAAGGACATTGGTTCACAAAGACTAGTTTGTGGAAGTTTTCCATGTAAATTAATGAGTCATGTGTCGATTAATGTGTAGATGTAGGTAGACATAAGCAATTTCAAAGAGTGAGGAGGTTGATGACTGGAAACTACAGAAAATAAATGCCAACGTAAACTAAAATAATACTGACGGCCCTCCTTCCTCCTCACtcagttttttgaaaagataCGAGTGACGTAGGTTGCATGTAAATGGTTTCATTCTGGCTTCacgattttgtcaatttttattGTACCGCATCTAATCTCGATCCAAACTCTAAGTCCTTATTTTATAGTTATGAATATCGAAAAAGTTATAAGATGCTAAGCCTATTTTTGGAGCTCAGACCAACAAAATAGAATTCCCCTGGGAAAGGTGCATTATGTGTACAAAACCTGGGAAATCTGAATGGTGGTTAAAACTGCAACACtcacaaaaaagaaactgtACATGATAAGAGATAATATTTGCATCGAGTAGAATAAAAGTTCTGTGGAAATAGGTAGAGTCTAATCAGTGTGGCCAACAACTTGATCTATTATGGTAGCAAAAGTTGAGATGCGGTACATTTTATTACTTTAATAAAGTGACAACAACAAGCACCATAGAGTTGCAACATCggaatatatatacacattattTATATCAGGCAAATTACTAGCATCATCACAAAGGTAGGGGTCCAACTTCCAGGTTGGAACAAGGCAAGCTCGAAACTCCACAACCGCTGAATCACAACTTGCCTGAATGTCATGGCCAGTATGGTATTAGAGGCTGAACCAGATAAGATGTCAGCAGCGAGAGAACTTCTCagcttcttcactttctctttAACCTTTCTAGCTGGCAAAAACTGTTGACAACATAGTTTAGCACCTAAAACTAAGCAATTAAGACTAGCGCCTCATGACATGTTTGAATGCAATGGGGTAATGAACAAAAACCAACTTGTCCCATCTTCTAAACAACTTGGCATTGTGTCTAAGAACCCAACTTATCCTCCTCCTCCGCAAGTTTCTACAAGTGGGAGCATGCGGAAACACCCAAGTCCCCACGGTATCAGGATGTTTCAGCTAATAAATTTCAGCACGTCACGATTGCAGAGAAGTCTGAAGTAGATAGAAAGAGTTCCAATATAAAGCTTACAACGGTTCCCGCcaaacaaaatcaaaacaatcTAAAAGACCTACCAATCTCGTAGAGACCGTGCTGTGCTCCCCGGGGTGTCCAGGAAAGACTGTTTCGACAACCATGACGGACAAGCCGGCGGCGATGTGCTCATGTGCAGCGCGTCCTCCGTCAGCCGAAGCCGCGGCGAGGGCTTGCTGCAGACTAACGTCACCGATCACGGAAAGCCTGCCCAAGTCGTTCTCGAAAGTTCGGAGTGCCGGAAATTCATCGGAAT
This genomic interval carries:
- the LOC116260636 gene encoding uncharacterized protein LOC116260636 isoform X1, which encodes MGGGAALLLLVPPLPLSVGVPKHRFPFLTCHPKLFSLTGRPLITNCSRRKKPVVLGAAYSSGTDALPVPSPADLERLDSDEFPALRTFENDLGRLSVIGDVSLQQALAAASADGGRAAHEHIAAGLSVMVVETVFPGHPGEHSTVSTRLFLPARKVKEKVKKLRSSLAADILSGSASNTILAMTFRQVVIQRLWSFELALFQPGSWTPTFVMMLVICLI
- the LOC116260636 gene encoding uncharacterized protein LOC116260636 isoform X2, which encodes MGGGAALLLLVPPLPLSVGVPKHRFPFLTCHPKLFSLTGRPLITNCSRRKKPVVLGAAYSSGTDALPVPSPADLERLDSDEFPALRTFENDLGRLSVIGDVSLQQALAAASADGGRAAHEHIAAGLSVMVVETVFPGHPGEHSTVSTRLTSLQS